The following DNA comes from Pirellulales bacterium.
GCACACGACACCCACCATCTTTGCCCACGACGTCCACAAAAGCTACACCACCGGCGGCACGACCACGCCGGTGCTCGAAGGCGTGGAGCTGGAAACGTTGCCCGGCGAGTGCGTGTTTCTCGTCGGTCCTTCGGGCAGCGGCAAGAGTACGCTGTTGTCGATCCTGGGCTGCATGCTCACGCCCGACCGTGGCCAGGTCAAGATCGTGGGACAGGATCTCGCGCGTCTCAACGACATCGAGCGGGCCGTGCTGCGGCGCGACCGGATTGGCTTCGTCTTTCAGCGGTTTCAGTTGATCCGTGGATTGAACGCGTTGCAAAACGCCTGTCTGCCGCTCACCCTGCGCGGCGTCGCGCCCAGGCCGGCGCAGCGCCGCGCGCTGGAGCTGCTCGAGGCGGTGGGGCTGGCCGACAAGGCCAAGGCGCACGTCGGCAAGCTCAGCACCGGGCAGTGTCAGCGCGTGGCCTTGGCACGGGCCTTGGCCGGCGATCCCGACTTGATCTTGGCCGATGAACCGACCGCGTCGCTCGATGCCCAGAACGGCCAGGAAGTGATGCGGCTCTTACGCCACTTGACTTCGGAACGCGGCAAGACGGCGCTGGTCGTGACCCACGACTCGCGGATTTTCGCCTTCGCCGACCGCATTTTGCACCTCGACGCCGGCCGCATCGCCGAGGTGGATGCCGACCATCCGCCGGCCACCGCCGGGGCCGTGCCGGTCGCTAGTAGCTAGTGGTTAGTGATTAGTGGTTAGTGATTAGTGGTTAGTGATTAGTGGTTAGTGATTAGTGGTTAGTGATTAGTGGTTAGTGATTAGTGGTTAG
Coding sequences within:
- a CDS encoding ABC transporter ATP-binding protein — translated: MHTTPTIFAHDVHKSYTTGGTTTPVLEGVELETLPGECVFLVGPSGSGKSTLLSILGCMLTPDRGQVKIVGQDLARLNDIERAVLRRDRIGFVFQRFQLIRGLNALQNACLPLTLRGVAPRPAQRRALELLEAVGLADKAKAHVGKLSTGQCQRVALARALAGDPDLILADEPTASLDAQNGQEVMRLLRHLTSERGKTALVVTHDSRIFAFADRILHLDAGRIAEVDADHPPATAGAVPVASS